The proteins below come from a single Holdemania massiliensis genomic window:
- a CDS encoding PTS transporter subunit EIIC, with translation MSNDKYSQIAKEIVEKIGGPTNVSYLEHCSTRLRFNLKDNSKADVDGIKAINGVMGVVVNAQFQVIIGNDVVEVFDEVIKLGIQNGGQVADGENESDISASKKNNKNGLGAKFLDFLIGVFNPLVPAITGAGLLKAVLTLLVSAGLLSSDSGLYSILFYVADAAFYFLPIMVAVTTAQKLNADKILAVVIVSLSIYSKFTAILGADVPLSFLGITVPNYGYSGQIFPAILTVIALALVEKNFRKICPKPVRMVFVPLVCLLVVTPLSLIVLSPIGFKMGEIFTNGLLALHGSFGWIIVAILGALLPFMTAIGMHKPLVPYATAAFASTGYDYINAPAKVAHNISEAGACFAVALKSKDKNYRSVAFSAGISAFFGISEPALYGVTLQNKKAIIGVVVSGLISAGFMAIFSLRSTSLMGTGILGLPQFVDPANPNNFIIAIIGYALSIGISFIITFILYKDDDKKSA, from the coding sequence ATGAGTAATGACAAATACAGTCAAATTGCAAAAGAAATCGTCGAAAAAATTGGCGGACCAACAAATGTGTCTTACCTAGAACATTGTTCAACTAGATTACGTTTTAATCTCAAAGATAATTCTAAGGCAGATGTGGACGGCATTAAAGCCATTAATGGTGTAATGGGTGTTGTTGTAAATGCTCAATTTCAAGTGATTATTGGAAACGATGTTGTAGAAGTATTTGATGAAGTAATTAAATTAGGCATTCAAAATGGTGGGCAAGTTGCAGATGGAGAGAATGAATCTGATATTTCTGCCTCAAAGAAGAATAATAAAAATGGTTTAGGTGCTAAATTCTTAGATTTCCTAATAGGTGTTTTTAATCCATTAGTTCCAGCTATTACTGGGGCTGGCTTGTTAAAGGCAGTTTTAACTTTACTCGTCTCTGCTGGTTTGTTGTCTTCAGACAGCGGCCTGTATTCAATATTATTTTATGTTGCTGATGCTGCTTTCTATTTCTTGCCAATTATGGTTGCTGTTACTACAGCTCAAAAACTAAATGCAGATAAGATTTTAGCTGTTGTTATTGTTTCGTTATCAATTTATTCGAAATTCACCGCTATATTAGGTGCTGATGTACCGTTAAGTTTCTTAGGTATAACTGTACCCAATTATGGATATAGTGGACAAATTTTCCCTGCCATCTTGACTGTTATTGCTTTAGCTTTAGTTGAAAAGAACTTTAGAAAAATTTGCCCGAAACCAGTTAGAATGGTATTTGTACCGCTTGTATGTTTATTAGTTGTTACACCGCTCTCATTAATTGTTTTATCTCCAATTGGATTCAAAATGGGTGAAATCTTTACTAATGGTTTACTGGCATTACACGGAAGTTTTGGCTGGATTATCGTTGCTATTTTAGGGGCATTATTACCATTTATGACGGCAATTGGTATGCACAAGCCTTTAGTTCCATACGCTACTGCAGCATTTGCTTCAACGGGTTATGATTATATCAATGCTCCTGCAAAGGTTGCTCATAATATTTCAGAAGCTGGTGCATGTTTTGCTGTTGCTTTAAAATCAAAAGATAAAAACTATCGCTCGGTTGCTTTCTCTGCTGGTATTTCTGCTTTCTTCGGTATTTCTGAACCTGCATTATATGGTGTTACTTTACAAAATAAAAAAGCGATAATAGGTGTAGTAGTATCGGGATTAATATCTGCTGGATTTATGGCTATCTTCTCATTAAGATCAACTTCATTAATGGGTACAGGTATCTTAGGTTTACCTCAATTCGTGGATCCAGCAAATCCGAATAATTTTATTATAGCTATTATTGGTTATGCTTTATCTATTGGAATTTCATTTATTATAACTTTTATATTATACAAAGATGATGATAAGAAAAGCGCTTAA
- a CDS encoding diguanylate cyclase domain-containing protein, protein MKTSASLVDSCINRFIRALFVDNDWDTLQSLFDENIRWHSAEAGIVFTNKEAIHEHIQQQLRRHPELLIQTTVPVCSQLNDRYQFITVKALMQGENWYTLYLSLIQDCSSGLFCFVQAAPAQSSSNSLQHQELTLTFLPDQMPGGIFHCLFDEPLTLLQTSDSFLQLTGYTREEISTELNNSFRALIDPRDYENTLKEVREQLSHGCDKELQFRLLRKDKKPIWVLDKGRYLQDEWGRQYFCCILVDITETKKIQEELRLSLERYEIIMKQTRDIIFEWNLATDQLLFSDNWQHRLGYAPPATTAMILNKSKLHLSDEHRNLFVSLRDQILQGQPVLEGEMQLLDWEYQPIWYRVRITTQFDALGHPVKAIGILTDIDEEKYKSQLLLDKAQKDALTQYYNKETVQRLIEDWLAQYPKAFNALMIIDIDDFKHVNDTLGHLFGDAFLIEVTSRIHQLFRSEDILGRIGGDEFLIFLKNIPNPSLAERKAQEILEAFRTFEIRNQKIANVSCSIGIALTTDSRLSYHQLFQRADQALYSIKNQGKNRYAFYSELLRSETFPLRDGMTAVNTRIDSDTNQKNAYAQVSDYVFSTLYNTQNLEECIEHILEVVGLHFNVSRVYIFENSEDDRFCSNTFEWCNAGILPEKDALQRVSYEEDLNGNYLDNFDENGIFYCPDIMTLDPKHIEILEPQHIKSLLQCAIQDQGVIKGYIGFDECQEKRLWDQDQIDVLTHVAEILSVFLLKRRAEKRIESLQAQLSQSESTRC, encoded by the coding sequence ATGAAAACCTCCGCGTCCCTTGTTGACTCCTGCATAAATCGTTTTATCCGGGCCTTGTTTGTCGATAATGACTGGGACACTCTGCAGTCACTCTTTGATGAGAATATTCGTTGGCATTCGGCCGAGGCAGGAATCGTTTTTACGAACAAAGAAGCCATTCATGAACATATTCAGCAGCAGCTGCGCCGACATCCAGAATTGTTAATCCAGACGACGGTGCCGGTCTGTTCCCAGCTGAATGATCGATATCAATTCATTACAGTGAAAGCCCTGATGCAGGGCGAAAACTGGTATACCTTGTACCTGTCTTTGATTCAGGATTGCAGCAGCGGTCTTTTCTGCTTTGTTCAGGCAGCCCCGGCACAGAGCAGCTCGAATTCACTGCAGCATCAGGAACTGACCCTGACATTCCTGCCGGATCAGATGCCGGGCGGGATTTTCCATTGTTTGTTTGACGAACCTTTAACGCTTCTGCAGACAAGCGACAGCTTCCTTCAATTGACCGGTTATACAAGAGAAGAAATCAGCACGGAGCTGAACAACAGCTTCCGCGCCTTAATCGATCCGCGGGATTATGAAAATACGCTGAAAGAAGTGCGGGAACAGCTCAGTCACGGCTGTGATAAAGAGCTGCAGTTCCGGCTGCTGCGCAAAGATAAAAAACCGATCTGGGTGCTGGACAAAGGCCGGTATTTACAGGACGAATGGGGCCGTCAGTATTTCTGCTGCATCCTGGTCGATATTACGGAGACCAAAAAGATCCAGGAAGAACTGCGGCTGAGTCTGGAACGTTATGAAATCATCATGAAGCAGACCCGAGATATCATTTTTGAATGGAATCTGGCAACCGATCAGCTGTTGTTTTCGGATAACTGGCAGCATCGTCTAGGTTATGCGCCGCCGGCCACAACGGCGATGATATTGAACAAATCAAAGCTGCATCTGTCCGATGAGCATCGCAATCTGTTTGTCAGCCTTCGCGATCAAATTCTTCAAGGCCAGCCGGTTCTTGAAGGTGAAATGCAGCTGTTGGATTGGGAATACCAGCCGATTTGGTACCGCGTCCGGATTACAACGCAGTTTGACGCTCTCGGCCATCCCGTCAAAGCCATCGGCATTCTGACCGATATCGATGAAGAGAAATACAAATCTCAGCTGTTACTGGACAAAGCCCAAAAGGATGCGCTGACCCAGTATTATAATAAGGAAACCGTCCAGCGGCTGATCGAGGACTGGCTGGCTCAATACCCCAAGGCTTTCAATGCTTTGATGATTATCGATATCGATGATTTTAAGCATGTCAATGATACGCTGGGGCATTTGTTCGGTGATGCTTTCTTAATTGAAGTGACTTCCCGAATCCATCAGCTGTTCCGCAGCGAAGATATTTTAGGCCGGATCGGCGGCGATGAATTCCTCATCTTTCTGAAAAACATTCCCAACCCTTCTCTGGCAGAGCGAAAAGCCCAGGAAATTCTTGAGGCCTTCCGCACTTTTGAGATCCGCAATCAGAAGATCGCCAATGTTTCCTGCAGCATCGGCATTGCCCTGACGACGGACTCCCGACTCAGCTACCATCAGTTATTTCAGCGGGCGGATCAGGCTCTGTATTCGATTAAGAATCAAGGCAAGAACCGCTATGCCTTTTACAGTGAGCTTTTACGCTCAGAAACCTTCCCGCTGCGCGACGGCATGACCGCAGTCAACACCCGCATCGATTCCGACACCAATCAGAAAAATGCTTATGCGCAAGTCAGCGATTATGTATTCAGTACGTTATACAACACCCAGAATCTTGAGGAATGCATCGAACATATTCTGGAAGTTGTCGGTCTGCATTTCAACGTCAGCCGTGTTTACATCTTTGAAAACAGTGAAGACGACCGTTTCTGCAGCAATACCTTCGAATGGTGCAATGCCGGGATTCTTCCGGAAAAAGACGCGCTGCAGCGGGTTTCCTATGAAGAGGATCTCAATGGCAATTATCTGGACAATTTTGATGAGAACGGAATCTTTTATTGTCCGGACATCATGACGTTGGATCCAAAACACATTGAAATCCTTGAACCGCAGCACATCAAATCCTTGCTTCAATGTGCGATCCAGGATCAGGGTGTAATTAAAGGCTATATCGGGTTCGATGAATGTCAGGAAAAACGGCTTTGGGATCAGGATCAGATTGACGTGCTGACGCATGTCGCGGAAATTCTCAGTGTTTTCCTGCTCAAACGCCGGGCTGAAAAACGCATCGAATCACTGCAGGCTCAGCTTAGCCAGTCTGAAAGCACCCGATGTTAA
- a CDS encoding glycoside hydrolase family 1 protein encodes MFNKDFLWGCATSAFQVEGAYNEDGKGLSLADIRSLNINPAEEPTKALANVGDKIADSKVASDHYHRWEEDVELMKECGLKSYRFSIAWTRIFPNGDDENANEAGVLFYDNLINKLNEYGIEPIVTLYHFDFPNGLQEKYGGWSDRQSINDFDRYASYLFEHFKGRVRYWLVNNEQNAMIRRDGYLGIKETNILKREQIRHRCNHHMFVACAKAIASCHRIDPEAKIAPVMAYAPHYPLTGKPEDVLAARNVNDLYFHYMIEIHCRGEYPGYYLRWLTENNWLPEITDEDKAILKNGICDFYAFNYYRSNAAVACPKDVPIEEVEKFRVDARSRMLPGLCKCTANTYVKESSLNKWRIDPIGLHIAFRNVYELCHMPLMICENGFGAPDTLESNLQIHDDYRIEYLKEHIEQIHEAILDGIPVIGYHVWTFMDVVSTSEGFRKRYGLVYVDRDEKGGNLNRYKKDSFYWYKNVIATNGESILEK; translated from the coding sequence ATGTTTAATAAAGATTTTTTATGGGGGTGTGCTACTTCTGCTTTTCAAGTAGAAGGGGCATATAACGAAGATGGCAAAGGCTTATCATTAGCTGATATTAGAAGTTTAAATATTAATCCTGCAGAAGAACCAACAAAGGCATTGGCAAATGTTGGCGATAAGATTGCGGATAGCAAAGTTGCTAGTGACCACTATCACAGGTGGGAAGAAGATGTTGAGTTGATGAAGGAATGCGGACTAAAATCTTATCGTTTCTCTATTGCATGGACACGTATTTTCCCTAATGGTGATGATGAAAATGCCAATGAAGCTGGTGTTCTATTCTATGACAACTTAATTAATAAATTAAATGAATATGGCATTGAACCTATTGTTACTTTATATCATTTTGACTTTCCAAATGGTCTTCAAGAAAAGTATGGTGGCTGGAGCGACAGACAATCAATTAATGACTTCGACCGATACGCTTCATACTTATTTGAACACTTTAAAGGAAGAGTCCGCTATTGGTTAGTTAATAATGAACAAAATGCTATGATTCGTCGTGATGGATATTTAGGAATTAAAGAAACAAATATTTTGAAAAGAGAACAAATTAGACATAGATGTAATCATCATATGTTTGTTGCTTGTGCAAAAGCAATTGCTTCTTGTCATAGAATTGACCCTGAAGCAAAAATTGCTCCCGTAATGGCTTATGCGCCGCATTATCCATTAACAGGAAAACCAGAAGATGTTTTAGCTGCAAGGAATGTGAATGACTTGTATTTCCACTATATGATTGAAATTCATTGTCGAGGAGAATATCCCGGCTATTATTTAAGATGGCTAACTGAAAACAATTGGCTGCCAGAAATAACTGATGAAGATAAAGCAATCTTAAAAAATGGTATTTGTGATTTCTATGCGTTCAATTATTATCGTTCTAACGCTGCCGTTGCTTGTCCAAAGGATGTACCGATTGAAGAAGTAGAAAAATTTAGAGTGGATGCAAGAAGCCGAATGCTGCCTGGTTTATGCAAATGTACTGCTAATACCTATGTGAAAGAAAGCTCACTAAATAAATGGAGAATTGATCCTATTGGATTGCATATTGCTTTCAGAAATGTATATGAATTATGTCATATGCCATTAATGATTTGCGAAAATGGTTTTGGCGCGCCAGATACATTAGAAAGTAACTTACAGATCCATGATGATTATCGTATCGAATATTTAAAAGAACATATTGAACAAATTCATGAAGCAATTTTAGATGGTATTCCGGTGATTGGGTATCACGTATGGACTTTTATGGATGTAGTGAGTACTTCTGAAGGGTTCAGAAAGAGATATGGTTTAGTATATGTTGATCGTGATGAAAAGGGTGGTAACTTAAATCGTTACAAAAAAGATAGCTTTTACTGGTATAAAAATGTAATTGCAACAAATGGGGAATCAATTTTAGAAAAATAA
- a CDS encoding PTS sugar transporter subunit IIA, translating into MGLLDIFLKKEDIVPRGDEELVSPVKGKMVPPCEIPDDVFAEEMMGQTVGFFPANGDIVCPINGVVKVMFPTGHAFGIEGNDGNGYLVHIGINTVSLNGKGFSTYLKVGDKVKAGQKAVKVDLNVLNESNLNNTVILAVTEKKAYDFRIQFIDFGLVEKGQVISQ; encoded by the coding sequence ATGGGACTATTGGATATATTTTTAAAAAAAGAAGACATCGTTCCAAGAGGTGATGAAGAACTTGTTTCTCCTGTGAAAGGAAAAATGGTACCTCCATGTGAAATACCAGATGATGTATTTGCAGAAGAAATGATGGGACAAACGGTTGGTTTTTTTCCCGCAAATGGAGACATTGTTTGCCCTATAAATGGAGTAGTAAAAGTTATGTTTCCAACGGGTCATGCTTTTGGAATTGAAGGGAATGATGGCAATGGATATTTAGTTCATATAGGTATTAATACTGTCTCCCTCAATGGAAAAGGTTTTTCTACATATTTAAAAGTAGGAGATAAAGTCAAAGCGGGTCAAAAAGCTGTAAAAGTCGATCTAAATGTATTAAATGAATCCAATTTAAATAACACTGTTATTCTTGCAGTTACAGAAAAGAAAGCCTATGATTTTAGAATTCAATTCATTGACTTTGGTTTAGTAGAAAAGGGACAGGTTATCTCGCAGTAA
- a CDS encoding MerR family transcriptional regulator, whose protein sequence is MRIQQVCQRTGLTKKAIYFYIEEGLVSPQRCDENHYLEFSEDDVRSLQIIALLRQWDMPVSEVHELFDYPSMTNFYLHRRLNALRNQLLRQLGLVHSLSALLTELPPQYNMSSMQEQIGRSTAPSEADQSTLDLLCPDQDARMISIFIWSSFLNVSKSEYRLFLWRKMTEQAQQDLKGSLKYVARIIYALDSEWIEKDARQRYRDTQAILKLDETTFPIYTQRILDCLHHLAEDDREQAYWKLNYEKVTLPLVQFFNGPLGTLMAEYNPEYRLYLTKMQQLVAEVVRRLQTGGEQALYQQLQTLLAGQLDIEKDGNLLGYYAFEMGLYRSLPLDVQRRLLIESNREASPLSR, encoded by the coding sequence ATGCGTATTCAACAAGTCTGCCAGCGAACGGGACTGACGAAAAAAGCGATCTATTTTTATATTGAGGAAGGTCTGGTGTCGCCGCAGCGCTGTGATGAAAATCATTACCTGGAGTTCAGTGAAGACGATGTCCGCAGCTTACAGATCATCGCGTTGTTAAGACAATGGGATATGCCGGTCAGTGAGGTTCATGAGCTGTTCGATTATCCCAGCATGACCAATTTTTATCTGCATCGCCGGCTCAATGCGCTGCGCAATCAGCTGCTGCGGCAGCTGGGGTTAGTGCATTCCTTATCCGCGTTGCTGACGGAACTGCCGCCGCAGTACAACATGAGCAGCATGCAGGAACAGATCGGCCGCAGTACCGCGCCCAGCGAAGCCGATCAGTCAACTTTGGATCTGTTGTGTCCGGATCAGGATGCCCGCATGATCTCGATTTTTATCTGGAGTTCTTTTCTCAACGTTTCGAAGAGTGAATACCGGTTGTTTCTGTGGCGGAAAATGACGGAACAGGCGCAGCAGGATTTAAAAGGATCACTGAAATATGTGGCCCGGATCATCTATGCTTTGGATTCTGAATGGATTGAAAAAGATGCCCGGCAGCGATACCGCGATACCCAGGCGATACTCAAGCTGGATGAAACGACCTTTCCGATCTATACGCAGAGAATCTTGGACTGCCTGCATCATTTGGCGGAGGATGACCGTGAACAGGCTTATTGGAAGCTCAATTATGAAAAGGTAACGCTGCCGCTCGTACAGTTTTTCAACGGTCCGCTGGGAACGCTGATGGCTGAGTATAATCCGGAATACCGCCTCTATCTGACAAAGATGCAGCAGCTGGTGGCGGAGGTGGTTCGACGTCTTCAAACCGGCGGTGAACAAGCGTTGTATCAACAGCTGCAGACCCTTCTGGCTGGCCAGCTGGATATTGAAAAGGACGGGAATCTATTAGGCTATTATGCGTTTGAAATGGGACTGTACCGGAGTTTGCCTCTGGACGTTCAGCGCCGGCTGCTGATCGAGTCCAATCGGGAAGCTTCCCCGCTTTCCCGATGA
- a CDS encoding hydroxyacid dehydrogenase yields the protein MHTVFLNENIHQDAYDELIRKYKVVNNFDNPEEIEAIIVRTFKVDREVLDKCTNLKIIAKHGVGMDTIDLQEAKNRGIKAINTPNANANSVAELIIGLILDSCRNISKAHEKSIKGEFDSIAPQSMTGIEISNKTLGLIGFGNIARIVARICKNGFNMKLVAYDPFVSREQMEVCECEKFETADEVVSISDVINVSVPLNPSTQDLISDRQFDLMKKNAILVNAARGGVVNENALYEALKNKKIFSAACDAFVIEPPTSENTNLYKLDNFIGTPHIGACSEEALIRMGKEVVKNLDDFFVEVK from the coding sequence ATGCATACAGTTTTTTTAAATGAAAATATTCATCAAGATGCTTATGATGAATTAATAAGAAAGTATAAAGTAGTCAATAATTTTGATAATCCAGAAGAAATTGAAGCTATTATTGTTAGAACATTTAAAGTTGACCGGGAAGTACTGGATAAATGTACTAATTTAAAGATAATTGCTAAACATGGCGTTGGTATGGATACAATTGATTTGCAGGAAGCGAAGAATAGAGGAATAAAAGCTATTAATACTCCTAATGCAAATGCAAACTCAGTAGCTGAATTGATCATCGGGCTTATTTTAGATAGCTGTAGAAATATTTCTAAGGCTCATGAAAAATCAATAAAGGGAGAATTTGATTCGATTGCACCTCAATCAATGACAGGGATTGAAATTTCAAATAAGACATTAGGTTTAATTGGGTTTGGCAATATTGCTAGAATTGTTGCACGAATTTGTAAAAATGGATTTAATATGAAACTTGTTGCTTATGATCCATTTGTAAGTAGAGAACAAATGGAAGTTTGTGAATGTGAAAAGTTTGAAACAGCTGATGAGGTTGTCTCGATAAGTGATGTAATCAATGTGAGTGTACCGCTAAATCCAAGCACTCAAGATTTGATTAGCGACAGACAATTCGATTTGATGAAAAAGAATGCTATTTTAGTTAATGCCGCCCGAGGGGGTGTGGTCAACGAGAATGCTTTATATGAAGCTTTGAAAAACAAAAAAATATTTTCAGCTGCATGCGATGCCTTTGTTATAGAGCCCCCAACAAGTGAAAATACGAATTTATATAAATTGGATAATTTTATAGGTACTCCTCATATTGGTGCTTGTAGTGAGGAAGCACTTATTAGAATGGGAAAGGAAGTTGTAAAAAATTTAGATGATTTTTTTGTGGAGGTAAAATAA
- a CDS encoding FAD-dependent oxidoreductase, whose protein sequence is MKKQASKFTALLLCGVLALSLTACGTNDKPAPTPDANAKPSYTAGTYTGTANGMKGEISVDVTVSADAITDVTVKSHQETYGIGYGLETSPVEVLPKQIVETQSLGVDNITGATITTAAIKNAVASAVTEAGGDAEALKNVPVEKNPEDLTLDADVVIAGAGAAGLAAGIEATRAGAKVIILEKQGVTGGATTRSGGKLLAAGTEWQKKQGYEDTPKMMLDYMKTMDGAAEQLNDEMITAFCNDSVENMTWLEDMGVMIFDVEAIHQSLTPWRVHNTTNAAGHSGGGMTDGFGGNITVPMTEEYLKNNGEIYYNTTAETILTDADGAIVGLSATKADGSKLTVNAKNVILATGGYAQNKEMMQRYAESTEGFVTSVPAGNLGDGLTMGKQVNAQIFDAPATQTVYLDFNSGVGINEEAGLIVNAEGKRVANEYTYQYHVGNALAKSESSYGWYLATANDTTPTVQYAMSLEKTIKANSIEELAKLMEVDAAELQATIDRYNELCASGKDEDFGKPAEHMMSVEGETYFALKLRPSVTVTFGGLVTDVQAQVLDTENNPIPGLYAAGEVAFTGLFGDEYPCCGMAIGGAVYFGRIAGQQAAANK, encoded by the coding sequence ATGAAGAAACAAGCAAGCAAGTTCACAGCGCTGCTTCTGTGCGGAGTCCTGGCCTTGTCCTTGACCGCCTGCGGCACCAACGACAAGCCGGCGCCAACCCCGGACGCCAATGCGAAACCATCCTACACAGCCGGAACCTATACCGGAACTGCCAATGGCATGAAGGGTGAAATCAGCGTGGATGTCACCGTCAGCGCCGATGCGATCACCGATGTCACCGTTAAAAGCCATCAGGAGACCTATGGTATCGGCTACGGCCTGGAAACTTCTCCAGTAGAAGTTCTGCCAAAGCAGATCGTCGAAACGCAGTCACTGGGTGTGGACAACATCACCGGCGCGACAATTACCACTGCCGCAATCAAAAACGCAGTAGCCAGCGCGGTTACAGAAGCCGGCGGCGATGCTGAAGCCTTAAAGAATGTACCGGTGGAAAAGAATCCGGAAGATCTGACGCTGGACGCTGACGTTGTCATTGCCGGCGCTGGTGCTGCCGGTTTAGCCGCAGGCATTGAAGCGACTCGTGCCGGCGCAAAAGTCATCATTCTGGAAAAGCAGGGTGTGACTGGCGGCGCCACAACCCGCAGCGGCGGCAAGCTCTTGGCTGCAGGAACAGAATGGCAGAAAAAGCAGGGTTATGAAGATACTCCGAAAATGATGCTGGACTACATGAAAACCATGGACGGCGCTGCCGAACAGCTCAATGATGAAATGATCACCGCTTTCTGCAACGATTCTGTGGAAAACATGACGTGGCTGGAAGACATGGGCGTTATGATCTTTGACGTTGAAGCCATTCATCAGTCTTTAACTCCATGGCGTGTTCATAACACCACCAATGCGGCAGGCCACAGCGGCGGCGGCATGACCGACGGCTTCGGCGGCAACATCACCGTGCCGATGACAGAAGAATACCTCAAAAACAACGGCGAAATTTATTACAATACAACTGCAGAAACCATTCTGACCGATGCGGATGGAGCGATTGTCGGCTTAAGCGCAACCAAGGCCGATGGAAGCAAGCTGACAGTCAACGCTAAAAACGTTATCCTTGCGACCGGCGGTTATGCTCAGAACAAGGAAATGATGCAGCGTTATGCTGAATCCACAGAAGGCTTTGTAACATCCGTTCCGGCTGGCAACCTCGGCGACGGCTTAACGATGGGCAAGCAGGTCAACGCTCAGATCTTTGATGCTCCGGCGACTCAGACTGTTTACCTGGATTTCAATTCCGGCGTCGGTATCAATGAAGAAGCCGGCTTGATCGTCAATGCCGAAGGCAAGCGTGTCGCTAACGAATATACCTATCAGTATCATGTCGGCAATGCCCTCGCCAAGAGCGAAAGCAGCTATGGCTGGTATCTCGCCACAGCCAACGACACAACTCCAACTGTACAGTATGCTATGTCGTTAGAGAAGACGATCAAAGCCAATTCGATTGAAGAACTGGCTAAATTGATGGAAGTCGATGCCGCTGAACTGCAGGCAACGATCGACCGTTACAATGAATTATGCGCCAGCGGCAAGGATGAAGATTTCGGCAAGCCGGCAGAACACATGATGTCGGTTGAAGGCGAAACTTACTTCGCCCTGAAGCTGCGTCCAAGCGTAACAGTCACCTTCGGCGGTTTAGTCACCGATGTTCAGGCTCAGGTGCTGGATACAGAAAACAACCCGATTCCAGGTCTGTATGCGGCCGGTGAAGTCGCCTTCACCGGATTGTTCGGCGACGAATATCCATGCTGCGGCATGGCGATCGGCGGCGCTGTCTATTTCGGACGGATCGCAGGTCAGCAGGCAGCAGCCAACAAATAA
- a CDS encoding damage-control phosphatase ARMT1 family protein: protein MKIQDACLPCIVSQAVRCAEQICEPKRPAFYRAVFAKLAVMDFDQPAPAAIGDLYRFVKQATGTEDPYAGLRQTVNARLLAEIPALAQRIDQAADPFAEALWIDALANGFDFNPIHHPNFEQMLSDFHAPLTLAFTEDQTEALRQDCLQAKTLLMLGDNFGEVVVDKLLLEQIHQLNPKLNLIYAVRGAPVVNDVIEVDARQAGIGQFARILSNGDDALGTLLSRTSAEFQAVYDQADLLLCKGQANFECLVDVPEKNRYFIMKVKCTVLAELTKQPHGSLVCLHYPAKV from the coding sequence ATGAAAATTCAGGATGCCTGTCTGCCTTGTATCGTGTCGCAGGCAGTCCGCTGTGCCGAACAGATCTGTGAACCCAAACGCCCTGCTTTTTACCGTGCCGTCTTCGCAAAACTGGCAGTGATGGATTTTGATCAGCCCGCCCCGGCCGCAATTGGCGATCTTTATCGTTTCGTGAAGCAGGCAACCGGCACTGAAGATCCTTATGCCGGGCTGCGTCAGACAGTCAATGCCCGCTTACTCGCTGAGATTCCTGCTCTCGCCCAGAGGATTGATCAGGCTGCCGATCCATTTGCCGAGGCACTCTGGATTGACGCGCTGGCCAACGGGTTTGATTTCAATCCGATTCATCATCCCAATTTTGAACAAATGCTCAGTGATTTCCACGCTCCGCTGACCCTTGCTTTTACTGAGGACCAGACAGAAGCGCTGAGACAGGATTGTCTGCAGGCTAAAACCCTGCTGATGCTGGGCGACAATTTTGGTGAAGTTGTCGTCGACAAGCTGCTGCTTGAACAGATCCATCAGCTGAATCCCAAACTGAATCTGATCTATGCTGTCCGTGGTGCACCGGTGGTCAACGATGTAATCGAAGTGGATGCCAGGCAGGCTGGAATCGGACAATTCGCCCGGATTCTAAGCAATGGCGATGATGCCTTGGGAACATTGCTTTCACGTACCAGTGCGGAATTTCAGGCTGTCTATGACCAAGCGGATCTGCTTTTATGCAAAGGGCAGGCCAATTTTGAATGCTTAGTGGATGTTCCGGAAAAGAACCGCTACTTTATAATGAAAGTCAAATGCACCGTCCTCGCCGAACTGACGAAACAGCCTCATGGTTCTCTGGTCTGTCTTCATTATCCGGCCAAAGTCTAA